Proteins encoded within one genomic window of uncultured Sphingopyxis sp.:
- the queF gene encoding preQ(1) synthase, which yields MTDSTPTPLAPKHLGQSSELPASPEAAVLDYVPNPRTGELYLVRFAAPEFTSLCPVTGQPDFAHLVIDYAPGETIVESKSLKLFLGSFRNHAGFHEDCTVGIGRRLFDEMRPRWLRIGGYWYPRGGIPIDVFWQSGPPPEGLWLPDQGVAPYRGRG from the coding sequence ATGACCGATTCCACCCCTACCCCGCTCGCGCCGAAACATCTCGGCCAATCCAGCGAACTGCCTGCCTCGCCCGAGGCGGCCGTCCTCGATTATGTGCCCAATCCGCGCACGGGCGAACTCTATCTCGTCCGCTTCGCCGCGCCCGAATTCACCTCGCTCTGCCCGGTGACCGGCCAGCCCGATTTCGCGCATCTCGTCATCGATTACGCGCCCGGCGAGACGATCGTCGAATCGAAGAGCCTCAAGCTCTTCCTCGGGTCCTTCCGCAACCATGCGGGCTTTCACGAGGATTGCACCGTCGGCATCGGCCGCCGCCTGTTCGACGAGATGCGGCCCCGCTGGCTGCGCATCGGCGGTTACTGGTATCCGCGCGGCGGTATTCCCATCGACGTCTTCTGGCAATCGGGCCCGCCCCCCGAAGGACTATGGCTCCCCGACCAGGGCGTCGCGCCCTATCGCGGGCGGGGGTGA
- a CDS encoding thioesterase family protein: MSATALPHDHDIKVGPDAIDFMGHVNNAHYLSWVQEAVLAHWRKIAPPEAVAAHLWVALKHEITYRRPAFLDDQVIATVILEKVQGARAFYETIIKRGEDVLAEVKSSWCCIDAETLRPARLASEVVARFFPGEKS, translated from the coding sequence ATGAGCGCAACCGCCCTGCCCCACGACCATGACATCAAGGTCGGTCCCGACGCGATCGATTTCATGGGGCATGTGAACAACGCCCATTATCTGAGCTGGGTGCAGGAAGCGGTGCTCGCGCACTGGCGCAAGATCGCGCCGCCCGAAGCGGTCGCGGCGCATCTGTGGGTCGCGCTGAAGCACGAGATCACCTATCGCCGCCCGGCCTTCCTCGACGATCAGGTCATCGCGACGGTGATCCTCGAGAAGGTGCAGGGCGCACGCGCCTTTTACGAGACGATCATCAAGCGCGGCGAAGACGTGCTGGCCGAAGTCAAGTCAAGCTGGTGCTGTATCGACGCCGAGACGCTCCGCCCCGCGCGGCTCGCAAGCGAAGTCGTCGCCCGCTTTTTTCCGGGCGAAAAAAGTTAG
- a CDS encoding cytochrome P450 — protein MTKPILPGEVAAAVVDPVAYGQWDPLHEQLAWARANAPLAVAENPELDPFWLVTRHADIMAISRDPARFANGLRPTVLTNRDGEAIARAATPNNDGHLIRSLVQMDAPDHMKYRLLTQSWFMPKNLKIVEDRIRHHARDAVEQMLAMDGTCDFARDVAAHYPLRVIMDILGVPREDEPRMLMLTQQLFGSTDPELNRSREAITSAEQAIAMLNYVIADFEQYFGALTADRRANPREDIATVIANAMVGGEPIPDRELAGYYMIIATAGHDTTSASTAGAIMELAKNPGLFARFRDAASDKAGLIEEAIRWATPVQHFMRSAREDVEIGGQTIREGDWLMLNYVSANRDEDVFGDPFAFDPDREKNQQIAFGFGAHVCLGQHLARMEMRILMEELLPRLERLELAGEPARVESVFVGGLKRLPIRFALA, from the coding sequence ATGACGAAACCTATATTGCCTGGAGAGGTAGCCGCCGCCGTCGTCGACCCCGTCGCGTACGGCCAATGGGATCCGCTGCACGAACAGCTTGCCTGGGCGCGCGCGAACGCGCCGCTCGCCGTGGCGGAAAATCCCGAACTCGATCCCTTCTGGCTCGTGACGCGTCACGCCGACATCATGGCGATCAGCCGCGACCCGGCGCGATTCGCGAACGGCCTGCGCCCCACCGTGCTCACCAACCGCGACGGCGAGGCGATCGCGCGCGCCGCGACGCCCAATAATGACGGGCATCTGATCCGTTCGCTCGTCCAGATGGATGCCCCCGATCATATGAAATACCGGCTGCTCACGCAGAGCTGGTTCATGCCCAAGAATCTGAAGATCGTCGAAGACCGCATCCGTCACCACGCGCGCGATGCGGTCGAACAGATGCTCGCGATGGACGGGACATGCGATTTCGCGCGCGACGTCGCGGCGCATTATCCGCTGCGCGTGATCATGGACATATTGGGTGTGCCGCGCGAGGACGAGCCGCGCATGCTGATGCTGACGCAGCAATTGTTCGGGTCGACCGATCCCGAACTCAACCGCAGCCGCGAGGCGATCACCAGCGCCGAACAGGCGATCGCGATGCTCAATTATGTGATCGCCGATTTCGAACAATATTTCGGCGCGCTCACCGCCGATCGCCGCGCCAATCCGCGCGAGGACATCGCGACGGTGATCGCCAACGCCATGGTCGGCGGCGAGCCGATTCCCGACCGCGAGCTGGCGGGCTATTATATGATTATCGCAACCGCAGGCCATGACACGACGAGCGCCTCGACCGCGGGCGCGATCATGGAACTGGCCAAGAATCCCGGGCTGTTCGCCCGCTTCCGCGACGCCGCGAGCGACAAGGCGGGGTTGATCGAGGAGGCGATTCGCTGGGCGACGCCGGTCCAGCATTTCATGCGCAGCGCGCGCGAAGATGTCGAAATCGGCGGCCAGACGATCCGCGAAGGCGACTGGCTGATGCTGAACTATGTATCGGCCAACCGCGACGAGGATGTGTTCGGCGACCCCTTCGCCTTCGATCCCGATCGCGAGAAGAACCAGCAGATCGCCTTCGGTTTTGGCGCGCACGTCTGCCTCGGCCAGCATCTCGCGCGCATGGAGATGCGGATATTGATGGAGGAGCTGCTGCCGCGCCTCGAACGCCTCGAACTCGCGGGCGAGCCCGCGCGCGTCGAATCGGTGTTCGTCGGCGGGCTGAAGCGTCTGCCGATCCGCTTCGCGCTCGCCTAG
- a CDS encoding M1 family metallopeptidase produces the protein MKTTARRFLLAAASSLSLAACAAQPGIAPTAPVAAAPALTAAPLDASIPSQLPRIARPLHYDISVVPDAKALRFTGEAGIDVELYEPSAVLTLNALDLDFAGASLTGADGKAIPLTTATDAAAQTVSFTAPALLAPGKYRLATRYTGTINTQANGLFALDYPDKVSGDEVRGLFTQFEAPDARRFVPSFDEPSYKATFTLSATVPAGDLTVSNMPVASETPAPGSRKTVTFQISPKMSSYLLFFATGNFERLAAKSESGAEVGIVSPKGSGEQARFALDSLGPLLTYYGDYFGQPYPLPKLDNVAGPGQSQFFGAMENWGAIFTFERILLDDPKITSDATRQAIYSVQAHEVAHQWFGDLVTMAWWDDLWLNEGFASWMETKASDHFHPDWQPLLDRVDGRERAMGLDAFATTHPIVQTIRTVEDTNQAFDAITYQKGEAVITMLESYAGEDVWRQGLRSYMEQHKYANTRTDDLWSAVETAGAEGLTAIAHDFTGQPGIPLLRVGGVTCAGGNTTVALTQGEFSRDRKDSIDAEGRRWRVPVLARAGNGAVARQVIAGGAGTLTLPGCGAVLINAGQAGYYRTLYSPAALAALRSGFAALAPIDQLGLLGDNFALAYAGYQPMGAALDLLAAVPSDANQKLLGDAAGRYAALYKLFDGEPAVQKQFAARGTAALGPAMARLGFDPRGGEPALDSILRSESLGALGTLGDARVLAEARRRFALLDRDPAALDGPLKARWLGIVAANAGEAEWNKLRGLAKASKSAVERSTFYTLLGSAKDEGLARRALALALTDEPGKTVSASIIGAVAANHAEMAVDFAQANRAAVDRLIDASARARFLAGLAASSNDPAMIAKLETIAAPLPADARKPYDKVLASLKERSVSRPRIKGETASWLKTK, from the coding sequence ATGAAAACAACTGCACGACGTTTCCTTCTCGCCGCCGCCTCGTCGCTCAGCCTCGCGGCGTGTGCCGCGCAGCCGGGAATCGCGCCAACCGCGCCCGTCGCGGCGGCGCCTGCGCTCACCGCCGCGCCGCTCGACGCGAGCATCCCGAGCCAGCTGCCGCGGATCGCGCGGCCGCTGCATTACGACATCAGCGTCGTCCCCGACGCCAAGGCGCTGCGCTTCACCGGCGAGGCGGGCATCGACGTCGAACTCTATGAACCCTCAGCGGTGCTGACGCTCAACGCGCTCGACCTCGACTTCGCGGGCGCCAGCCTCACCGGCGCCGACGGCAAGGCCATTCCGCTGACCACGGCGACCGATGCGGCGGCGCAGACGGTGAGTTTCACCGCGCCCGCACTACTCGCGCCGGGCAAATATCGCCTCGCCACCCGCTACACCGGCACGATCAACACGCAGGCGAACGGGCTTTTCGCGCTCGATTATCCCGACAAGGTCAGCGGCGACGAGGTACGCGGGCTGTTCACCCAGTTCGAGGCGCCCGACGCGCGGCGCTTCGTGCCGAGCTTCGACGAGCCGAGCTACAAGGCGACCTTCACCCTCTCCGCCACCGTCCCCGCCGGCGATCTTACGGTGAGCAACATGCCCGTGGCGAGCGAAACGCCCGCCCCCGGCAGCAGGAAGACGGTGACCTTCCAGATCTCGCCCAAAATGTCGTCCTATCTCCTCTTCTTCGCGACCGGAAATTTCGAGCGGCTCGCGGCAAAGAGCGAGAGCGGCGCCGAGGTCGGCATCGTGTCGCCGAAGGGATCGGGCGAGCAGGCGCGCTTCGCGCTCGACAGCCTCGGCCCGCTGCTGACCTATTATGGCGACTATTTCGGCCAGCCCTATCCGCTGCCCAAGCTCGACAATGTCGCGGGTCCCGGCCAGTCGCAATTCTTCGGCGCGATGGAAAATTGGGGCGCGATCTTCACCTTCGAGCGCATCCTGCTCGACGATCCGAAGATCACGAGCGACGCGACGCGGCAGGCGATCTATTCGGTGCAGGCGCACGAGGTCGCGCACCAATGGTTCGGCGACCTCGTCACCATGGCGTGGTGGGACGACCTGTGGCTCAACGAGGGGTTCGCGAGTTGGATGGAAACCAAGGCGAGCGACCATTTCCATCCCGACTGGCAGCCCTTGCTCGACCGCGTCGACGGCCGCGAGCGCGCGATGGGGCTCGACGCTTTTGCGACCACCCACCCGATCGTCCAGACGATCCGCACCGTCGAGGACACCAACCAGGCGTTCGACGCGATCACCTATCAAAAGGGCGAGGCGGTGATCACCATGCTCGAATCCTACGCGGGCGAGGATGTGTGGCGGCAGGGTCTGCGCAGCTATATGGAACAGCATAAATATGCGAACACGCGCACCGACGATCTGTGGAGCGCGGTCGAGACAGCGGGCGCCGAGGGGCTGACTGCGATCGCGCATGATTTCACCGGTCAGCCGGGCATCCCGCTGCTGCGCGTCGGCGGTGTGACCTGCGCTGGCGGCAACACGACCGTCGCGCTGACGCAGGGCGAATTTTCGCGTGATCGCAAGGACAGCATCGACGCCGAGGGCCGCCGCTGGCGGGTGCCCGTCCTCGCCCGCGCCGGCAATGGCGCGGTCGCGCGGCAGGTGATCGCGGGCGGCGCGGGAACGCTCACCCTGCCCGGCTGCGGCGCGGTGCTGATCAATGCGGGTCAGGCGGGCTATTACCGCACCCTCTATTCGCCCGCTGCGCTCGCGGCGCTGCGCAGCGGTTTCGCGGCACTGGCCCCGATCGACCAGCTCGGGCTGCTCGGCGACAATTTCGCGCTCGCCTATGCCGGTTACCAGCCGATGGGCGCGGCGCTCGACCTGCTGGCGGCGGTGCCGAGTGATGCGAACCAGAAGCTACTCGGCGACGCCGCCGGACGCTATGCCGCGCTCTACAAGCTGTTCGACGGCGAGCCGGCAGTGCAGAAGCAGTTTGCGGCGCGCGGCACCGCGGCGCTCGGCCCGGCGATGGCGCGGCTCGGCTTCGACCCGCGCGGCGGCGAGCCCGCGCTCGACAGCATCCTGCGCTCCGAATCGCTCGGTGCGCTCGGGACGCTGGGCGATGCCCGGGTGCTAGCCGAAGCGCGGCGGCGCTTCGCGCTGCTCGACCGCGATCCCGCCGCGCTCGACGGCCCGCTCAAGGCGCGTTGGCTCGGCATCGTCGCGGCGAATGCCGGCGAGGCCGAATGGAACAAGCTGCGCGGACTCGCGAAAGCATCGAAGTCGGCGGTCGAGCGCAGCACTTTCTATACGCTGCTCGGTTCGGCGAAGGACGAAGGGCTCGCGCGCCGGGCGCTCGCGCTCGCGCTCACCGACGAGCCCGGCAAGACAGTCAGCGCCTCGATCATCGGCGCGGTCGCGGCGAATCACGCGGAAATGGCGGTCGATTTCGCGCAGGCCAATCGAGCGGCGGTCGACCGGCTGATCGACGCCTCGGCACGCGCGCGCTTCCTCGCGGGGCTCGCCGCGTCGTCGAACGATCCCGCGATGATCGCAAAGCTCGAGACGATCGCGGCGCCGCTGCCCGCCGACGCACGCAAACCCTATGACAAGGTGCTGGCGAGCCTGAAGGAACGCAGCGTCAGCAGGCCGCGCATCAAAGGCGAAACCGCGAGCTGGCTGAAGACGAAGTAA
- a CDS encoding helicase HerA-like domain-containing protein, whose amino-acid sequence MYIGLGGGGAADGPRQSLVLKRANRHGLIAGATGTGKTVTLQGLAEGFSAAGVPVFVADVKGDLAGMAMAGSPTAKVHEPFSKRAAEIGDTTWAYRDNPVIFWDLFGEQGHPIRTTISEMGPLLLARLMGLNEVQEGVLAIAFRVADEQNLLLLDLGDLQAMLAWCAENADELTTRYGNVSKATVGTIQRQLLTLESQGGDHFFGEPALDIQDMIRTDDTGRGYVNILAADKLMASPKLYATFLLWLLSEMFETLPEVGDPDKPKLVFFFDEAHLLFDDAPPALTEKIEQVVRLIRSKGVGVYFVTQNPIDVPEEVAGQLGNRVQHALRAFTPRDQKAVKAAAETFRPNPKVDVAREITELKVGEALVSLLMADGAPSPVERTLIKPPCSRAGPLEPKERAIIQSISPVAGKYDTAVDRESAEELLAAKAEQAQAAAIEAKAQAEADKQAAIAAKEEAKRKAAEERERVRLEKAAAREAAKPSMAEKMIQSAARSAATSLGRQVAGKFGGQLMRGILGSLFK is encoded by the coding sequence ATCTATATCGGGCTTGGCGGCGGCGGGGCGGCCGACGGGCCGCGCCAGTCGCTGGTGCTCAAACGCGCGAACCGCCACGGCTTGATCGCCGGCGCGACCGGCACCGGCAAGACCGTGACCCTGCAAGGGCTTGCCGAAGGCTTTTCGGCCGCCGGCGTCCCGGTCTTCGTCGCCGATGTGAAGGGCGACCTCGCCGGCATGGCGATGGCGGGCAGCCCGACGGCCAAGGTCCATGAACCCTTTTCGAAGCGCGCCGCCGAAATCGGCGATACGACATGGGCCTATCGCGACAATCCGGTGATCTTCTGGGACCTGTTCGGCGAGCAGGGACACCCGATCCGCACCACCATCTCCGAAATGGGCCCGCTGCTGCTCGCGCGGCTGATGGGGCTCAACGAAGTGCAGGAAGGCGTGCTCGCGATCGCGTTCCGGGTCGCCGACGAACAGAATCTGCTGCTGCTCGATCTGGGCGATTTGCAGGCGATGCTCGCCTGGTGCGCCGAGAACGCCGACGAACTCACGACCAGATATGGCAATGTGTCGAAGGCCACCGTCGGCACGATCCAGCGGCAATTGCTGACGCTCGAAAGCCAGGGCGGCGACCATTTCTTCGGCGAACCCGCGCTCGACATTCAGGACATGATCCGCACTGACGACACGGGCCGCGGCTATGTCAACATCCTCGCCGCCGACAAATTGATGGCGAGCCCGAAGCTCTATGCAACCTTCCTGCTCTGGCTCTTGTCGGAGATGTTCGAGACGCTTCCCGAGGTCGGCGACCCCGACAAGCCCAAGCTCGTCTTCTTCTTCGACGAAGCGCATCTGCTCTTCGACGACGCGCCGCCCGCGCTCACCGAAAAGATCGAGCAGGTCGTGCGGCTGATCCGCTCGAAGGGCGTCGGCGTCTATTTCGTGACGCAGAACCCGATCGACGTGCCCGAGGAGGTCGCGGGCCAGCTCGGCAACCGCGTCCAGCACGCGCTCCGCGCCTTTACCCCGCGCGACCAGAAGGCGGTGAAGGCCGCCGCCGAAACCTTCCGTCCGAACCCCAAGGTGGACGTCGCGCGCGAGATCACCGAATTGAAGGTCGGCGAGGCGCTCGTCTCGCTGCTGATGGCCGACGGCGCGCCGTCGCCGGTCGAGCGCACGCTGATCAAGCCGCCCTGCTCGCGCGCCGGACCGTTGGAGCCCAAGGAGCGCGCGATCATCCAGTCGATCTCGCCGGTCGCGGGCAAGTACGACACGGCGGTCGACCGCGAGAGCGCCGAGGAACTGCTCGCCGCCAAGGCCGAGCAGGCGCAGGCCGCCGCGATCGAGGCGAAAGCCCAAGCGGAGGCCGACAAACAGGCCGCGATCGCCGCAAAGGAAGAGGCGAAGCGCAAGGCGGCCGAGGAGCGCGAACGCGTCCGGCTCGAAAAGGCGGCTGCCCGCGAGGCCGCCAAACCCTCGATGGCCGAAAAGATGATACAGTCGGCGGCGCGCTCGGCGGCGACGAGCCTCGGCCGGCAGGTCGCGGGCAAGTTCGGCGGCCAGCTGATGCGCGGCATTTTGGGCAGTCTTTTCAAGTGA
- the rpoB gene encoding DNA-directed RNA polymerase subunit beta, which yields MATKAKSVGKALEATASKRIRKLFGNIHEAVEMPNLIEVQRESYEQFLRSDPSIGYVSGLEKTLRSVFPIRDFAGTAELDFVHYELEEPKYDVEECRQRGITYAAPMKVTLRLIVFEVDSETDTRSVLDIKEQDVYMGDMPLMTENGTFFVNGTERVIVSQMHRSPGVLFDHDRGKTHSSGKFLFAARVIPYRGSWLDFEFDAKDIVNVRIDRKRKLPVTSLLYALGMSGEEILNHFYDRLVFERAENGWKVPFVVENWRGSKPAFDVVDAKTGEVVFAAGHKISPRLANKAAKDGLDTLLIPTEEIFGRYSAYDLINEATGEIYIEAGDEVSADNLEKLDAAGIDKLVLLDIDHNNTGPWIRNTLKADKAEDRDQALSDIYRVMRPGEPPTRETAEALFGGLFFDAERYDLSAVGRVKLNMRLGLDAEDTVTTLRSEDILAVVKELVNLKDGKGEIDDIDNLGNRRVRSVGELLENQYRVGLLRMERAVKERMSSVDVSTVMPNDLINSKPISAAIKEFFGSSQLSQFMDQTNPLSEVTHKRRVSALGPGGLTRERAGFEVRDVHPTHYGRICPIETPEGPNIGLINSLATFARVNKYGFIETPYRRIVDGKVTNEVVYLSAMEESKHTVAQANADLNPDGSFIDELISAREAGEFLMAPRDQITLMDVSPKQLVSVAASLIPFLENDDANRALMGSNMQRQAVPLLRAEAPVVGTGMEETVARDSGAAIAARRGGVIDQVDATRIVIRATDMVEPGKSGVDIYRLQKFQRSNQNTCINQRPLVKVGDVVKSGDIIADGPSTELGELALGKNVLVAFMPWNGYNYEDSILISERIVKDDVFTSIHIEEFEVTARDTRLGPEDITRDIPNVGEEALRNLDEAGIVYIGAEVGPGDILAGKITPKGESPMTPEEKLLRAIFGEKASDVRDTSLRLPPGVSGTVVEVRVFNRHGIDKDERAIAIEREEIERLKQDADDERAILNRATFSSLKDLLIGQTTSAVPKGLKKGDTVTEEMLVELDRADWWKLAVVEDNAQTALEAIKAQYDDAIKRINAKYEDRVEKLQRGDELAPGVLKMVKVFVAVKRKLQPGDKMAGRHGNKGVISRILPNEDMPFLEDGTHVDIVLNPLGVPSRMNVGQILETHLGWASRGLGRQVTQALDEWRDANPDAVGGQMPEAVRDALEHVYGAEYLEDIKSRDADSIVELADNLRVGVPFATPVFDGAKEADVSNMLTLAGLHESGQSDLYDGRTGDKFDRKVTVGYIYMLKLHHLVDDKIHARSIGPYSLVTQQPLGGKAQFGGQRFGEMEVWALQAYGAAYTLQEMLTVKSDDITGRTKVYEAIVKGDDTFEAGIPESFNVLVKEMRSLGLNVELSSYADEDDDEGPEALPEAAE from the coding sequence ATGGCGACCAAGGCGAAGTCGGTGGGCAAGGCCCTCGAAGCAACCGCAAGCAAGCGAATCCGCAAGCTGTTCGGCAACATCCACGAAGCGGTGGAGATGCCCAACCTCATCGAGGTGCAGCGCGAATCCTATGAGCAGTTCCTGCGCTCGGATCCCTCGATCGGCTATGTTTCGGGCCTCGAAAAGACGCTGCGCAGCGTTTTCCCGATCCGCGACTTCGCCGGCACCGCCGAGCTCGACTTCGTCCACTACGAACTCGAAGAGCCGAAGTATGACGTCGAGGAATGCCGTCAGCGCGGCATCACCTATGCGGCGCCGATGAAGGTCACGCTGCGCCTGATCGTCTTCGAGGTCGACAGCGAAACCGACACCCGTTCGGTGCTCGATATCAAGGAGCAGGACGTCTACATGGGCGACATGCCGCTCATGACCGAGAACGGCACCTTCTTCGTCAACGGCACCGAGCGCGTCATCGTGTCGCAGATGCACCGTTCGCCGGGTGTGCTCTTCGACCACGATCGCGGCAAGACCCACTCGTCGGGCAAGTTCCTGTTCGCCGCGCGCGTGATCCCCTATCGCGGTTCGTGGCTCGACTTCGAATTCGACGCCAAGGACATCGTCAACGTCCGCATCGACCGCAAGCGCAAGCTGCCGGTTACCAGCCTTCTCTATGCGCTGGGCATGTCGGGCGAGGAAATCCTCAACCATTTCTATGACCGCCTCGTCTTCGAGCGCGCCGAAAACGGCTGGAAGGTTCCCTTCGTCGTCGAAAACTGGCGCGGTTCGAAGCCCGCTTTCGACGTCGTGGACGCCAAGACCGGCGAAGTCGTCTTCGCCGCCGGCCACAAGATCAGCCCGCGCCTTGCCAACAAGGCGGCGAAGGACGGTCTCGACACGCTGCTGATCCCGACCGAGGAAATCTTCGGCCGCTACTCGGCCTATGACCTGATCAACGAAGCGACCGGCGAGATCTATATCGAAGCCGGCGACGAAGTGTCGGCCGACAATCTCGAGAAGCTCGACGCCGCGGGCATCGACAAGCTCGTGCTGCTCGACATCGACCACAACAACACCGGTCCGTGGATCCGCAACACGCTGAAGGCCGACAAGGCCGAGGACCGCGACCAGGCGCTGAGCGACATCTACCGCGTCATGCGCCCCGGCGAACCGCCGACGCGCGAAACCGCCGAAGCTTTGTTCGGCGGCCTGTTCTTCGACGCGGAGCGTTACGACCTGTCGGCCGTGGGCCGCGTGAAATTGAACATGCGCCTCGGCCTCGACGCCGAGGATACGGTGACGACGCTGCGCAGCGAGGACATCCTCGCCGTGGTCAAGGAGCTGGTGAACCTGAAGGACGGCAAGGGCGAGATCGACGACATCGACAATCTCGGCAACCGCCGCGTGCGTTCGGTCGGCGAGCTGCTCGAAAACCAGTATCGCGTCGGCCTGCTGCGCATGGAACGCGCGGTGAAGGAGCGCATGAGCTCGGTCGACGTGTCGACCGTGATGCCGAACGACCTGATCAACTCCAAGCCGATCTCGGCTGCCATCAAGGAGTTCTTCGGTTCGAGCCAGCTGTCGCAGTTCATGGACCAGACCAACCCGCTGTCCGAAGTCACCCACAAGCGCCGCGTCTCGGCGCTCGGGCCGGGCGGTCTGACCCGCGAACGCGCGGGCTTCGAGGTCCGCGACGTTCACCCGACCCACTATGGCCGCATCTGCCCGATCGAAACGCCCGAAGGCCCGAACATCGGTCTGATCAACAGCCTCGCGACCTTTGCGCGCGTCAACAAATATGGCTTCATCGAAACGCCATACCGCCGCATCGTCGATGGCAAGGTCACCAATGAAGTCGTCTATCTCTCGGCGATGGAAGAGTCGAAGCACACGGTTGCGCAGGCGAACGCCGACCTCAACCCTGATGGCAGCTTCATCGACGAGCTGATCTCGGCGCGCGAAGCCGGCGAATTCCTGATGGCCCCGCGCGACCAGATCACCTTGATGGACGTGTCGCCGAAGCAGCTCGTTTCGGTCGCGGCCTCGCTGATCCCGTTCCTCGAAAACGATGACGCCAACCGCGCGCTCATGGGTTCGAACATGCAGCGTCAGGCTGTGCCGCTGCTCCGTGCAGAGGCTCCGGTCGTCGGCACCGGCATGGAAGAGACCGTCGCGCGCGATTCGGGCGCTGCGATCGCCGCGCGCCGCGGCGGCGTGATCGACCAGGTCGATGCGACGCGTATCGTCATCCGCGCGACCGACATGGTCGAACCCGGCAAGTCGGGCGTCGACATCTATCGTCTGCAGAAGTTCCAGCGGTCGAACCAGAACACCTGCATCAACCAGCGTCCGCTGGTGAAGGTGGGCGACGTGGTCAAGAGCGGCGACATCATCGCCGACGGTCCGTCGACCGAGCTTGGCGAACTGGCGCTCGGCAAGAATGTGCTCGTCGCGTTCATGCCGTGGAACGGCTACAACTATGAGGACTCGATCCTCATTTCCGAACGCATCGTGAAGGATGACGTCTTCACCTCGATCCACATCGAGGAATTCGAAGTCACCGCGCGCGACACGCGCCTTGGCCCCGAAGACATCACGCGCGACATTCCGAACGTCGGCGAGGAAGCCCTGCGCAACCTCGACGAGGCGGGCATCGTCTATATCGGCGCCGAAGTCGGCCCCGGCGACATTCTCGCCGGCAAGATCACCCCCAAGGGTGAATCGCCGATGACGCCGGAAGAAAAGCTGCTGCGCGCGATCTTCGGCGAAAAGGCGAGCGACGTGCGCGACACCTCGCTTCGCCTGCCGCCGGGCGTGTCGGGCACGGTCGTCGAAGTCCGCGTCTTCAACCGTCACGGCATCGACAAGGACGAACGTGCGATCGCGATCGAACGCGAGGAAATCGAGCGGCTGAAGCAGGACGCCGACGACGAGCGCGCGATCCTCAACCGCGCGACCTTCTCGAGCCTCAAGGACCTGCTGATCGGTCAGACGACCAGCGCGGTGCCGAAGGGCCTCAAGAAGGGCGACACCGTCACCGAGGAGATGCTGGTCGAACTCGACCGCGCCGACTGGTGGAAGCTCGCGGTGGTCGAGGACAATGCCCAGACGGCATTGGAAGCGATCAAGGCGCAGTATGACGACGCGATCAAGCGGATCAACGCGAAATATGAAGATCGCGTCGAGAAGCTGCAGCGCGGCGACGAACTCGCTCCCGGCGTGCTCAAGATGGTCAAGGTCTTCGTCGCGGTGAAGCGCAAGCTGCAGCCGGGCGACAAGATGGCCGGCCGTCACGGCAACAAGGGCGTCATCAGCCGCATCCTGCCGAACGAGGACATGCCGTTCCTCGAAGACGGGACGCATGTCGACATCGTGCTCAACCCGCTGGGCGTGCCGTCGCGCATGAACGTCGGGCAGATCCTCGAAACCCACCTCGGCTGGGCTTCGCGTGGGTTGGGCCGGCAGGTGACGCAGGCGCTCGACGAATGGCGCGACGCCAATCCCGACGCGGTCGGCGGGCAGATGCCCGAAGCCGTGCGCGATGCGCTCGAGCATGTCTATGGCGCCGAATATCTCGAGGACATCAAGTCGCGCGATGCCGACAGCATCGTCGAACTGGCCGACAACCTGCGCGTTGGCGTGCCGTTCGCGACCCCGGTGTTCGACGGCGCCAAGGAAGCCGACGTGTCGAACATGCTGACCCTCGCGGGGCTGCACGAATCGGGACAGTCGGACCTGTACGACGGCCGCACCGGCGACAAGTTCGACCGCAAGGTGACCGTGGGCTACATCTATATGCTGAAGCTCCACCACCTCGTCGACGACAAGATCCACGCGCGCTCGATCGGCCCCTACAGCCTCGTCACCCAGCAGCCGCTGGGCGGCAAGGCGCAGTTCGGCGGCCAGCGCTTCGGTGAAATGGAAGTGTGGGCTCTGCAAGCTTATGGCGCGGCGTACACGCTGCAGGAAATGCTGACGGTGAAGTCCGACGACATCACCGGCCGCACCAAGGTTTACGAAGCGATCGTCAAGGGCGACGACACCTTCGAGGCCGGCATTCCCGAAAGCTTCAACGTGCTCGTCAAGGAAATGCGCTCGCTGGGCCTCAACGTCGAGCTTTCGTCCTATGCGGACGAAGACGATGACGAAGGTCCCGAAGCCCTTCCCGAAGCCGCCGAATAA